From Amaranthus tricolor cultivar Red isolate AtriRed21 chromosome 4, ASM2621246v1, whole genome shotgun sequence:
AAGCTTGTGAAATAAATCCGTATGTTTACATTGTATGCATAATTAATGATTTTCAACGTCCTAATTACCAAGTACACTGTTTCATATTTTATGAGAATTTTCTCGTGGAAAAATTACTCTTTTCACTTTCATGCTATTGAAATTGTGTGCCAATCTTCTGCACACTCAATTATGAAGCATTTATGTGACTCAATGACTTTCAAGTGCTCAAAAGAGTCTGAATGTTTGCAAAGTTGACTCTTTCAGATGAGGGTCCTGGTATACAAGGGTTTCAAATAACTGGTGAGGCTAAACTAGGAGGCAAGCTTCTTGGTTGTGGTTACCCCGTACGAGGCACTTCTCTTTGCATGTTTCAGGTAAAAGTCGACCTACTTCCTTTAGAAATTATGTTGGATATTTATCCTTTTCCATTATAGATCAAGTTTTTACTTCTACTTTTCTACATGACAGTGGGTTCGTCATCTTCAAGATGGTACCAGAGACTACATTGAAGGTAAATTGTTGTATCCATCAGACTTCTATGATTTTGCCTTAAGCTAGAGTCATAATCAcatgcacttcttatttatgtaaaactgtaaatgatgtttgctactaAGGGTTGTCAATCGAAAATAACCTCTTTTTGATCTCTAATAAAGAaaaggttgcgtacatccgatCCCCAGATCCGGCCTACGTGGGATCTACTTAATGACATTGGTGTAATAGAATGTTGTTGGAATTATACTCATATAATTATGGGCATGTAGCATACGTCGATATGTTCTGTGATGTGACAGTTTGAACTGCTTTTTGATCAATCTTGTCCATTATTAAGGTGCTACCAACCCCGAGTATGTAGTAACAGCTGATGATGTTGATAAGTGTATTGCTGTTGAATGCATACCGATGGATGAGAATGGCCGTCAGGTATACTCCTGCATCTTATCTCTGTTGTGtttaaattaaacaattttaTAGTTATTTGGTAGAATGAATAATGAGTTGGATTTAAATTAGATCAAAATCCTTCGGTTAAAATAAATGACTTATGATGTGGGTCGGAGATAGCATTACATTTTACGGTTTCAATGTTTTATATGGCCTTTTATCTTATAGGTCAAAAAAATTTAGCAAATTTTTAGTACGCTTTCTGGATCTACGTTCTTTAAAAATTGGCTACTCATATATTCTCCTATTACATTAGGGTGAAATAGTACGACACTTTGCCAATGAGCAGAAAAAGATATCATGTGGTGAGTCTGTTTGCTCtctatttctatatatatattgtggaGCTAGTGAGCGACCAACTTTTTCTTGGAATATATCTTTACTTCTTTTTTATCGGGTTGTTTAATTTTCGTTAGACCCAGATATGCAAGCGGAGATAGACTCCTATATTTCTAAAGGCCAAGCCAATTTCAGCGTTTTAGTTCTGGTAAGTTTGcctaaaattttaaactttcgTTTATTGGATACGTTTTCATCTAGTGTCTAAGCACTTGATGGGAAAATGAATCTACTTTATATGTTCACTAGGTTTTATTGTTTTGACTGGATCTATTACACTCATGTTGTAATCACATTTTTTATTATGAGCGGATAGATATAAAAAAAGAAGGTATAAATTTTAGTGTAACATATGGTGTTCTATCTTGTTATCTTTCTGCATTAGTTTGTTCGGAAAGTTTTGGGCTTTCATATGAAATGAGTTTATTCGAACTTCAAGATTCTGAGAAACGGCAAAGATTTCAggttttaacaaaaattttacGGTATAGATATTAAAGTTGTACTTAGAATTACAAAAACAATAGAACATGTAGGAATTTATTTAAAGATATTTGTCGCATTTTCTGATGGAATAATTTTGCTGATTGAGAGCTTGGAGATCTGAAACCTTCATCCTTTCAATAGTAACCTTCATCCTTTCAATAGTTGTCACATATTTCCACTGTCTTGTGTTTCAAAACCTTCTTCGGACAGAGAACACTGTAACCTTTTGAGCGAAGCCTTTCCTTGCGTTTGAGTAAGGGGGATAAACTTGACATCTTGATTTGAAGTGCATACGCAATAACTACAAAACATTGCTGGGAAAGTTAGTATTCATGTTACGTATTCGTAGCCTGCCGTGCTCTAGTATtcttttcataaaaatttatcaaatcaGCCTGCTTTTACAATATACTTGCCAGTTACCTCAAACCTCTGGACACGATGaagttttatattataataatcaaaAGCTCTCACATTAGGGAAAGAAAGTGTAGCAAATTGAGTGGGACATAGGGAGTAGATGTAAGATAACTATAATTAAAGTGAAGATGGACCTTTCAACCAAATTCATGGAAAAAGGTATAAAGGAATGGTGATGGTAGACCATACAAAATTAGGCACAAAATTGAAGGATGAACTCCTTCATTACTGCAAGCTAAAATATACAGGAGTTCTTGGTAGACCCTGCAAAATCCGTAAGGTATGTAATCTCTCTAACTTTGAGAAGCTTACATACCTTGGGATTTTGTACTTGGCCCCAACACTTGAAAACTACAGCTCTAAGTCATAAGGGTTCTGATGAAAAATCTTCAAAATCAGCCCCTCTTGATACTGAACGGTGATGGTTGCCATCGTGATAACGGAACGGTGATGCAGTAACAGGAGTGATACGGTTATCGTAATGCCTAAATATCGGtcaaattatatgatattccttGATATGACCCAAAACACAGTTCTTTTGCGCCTTTACAATGTGGGAAATATAGGTTCgtttgttttaaaaaccttttacAACGCGGTCGATGCTATGCGATGCAATACAACCTTGTTTTTACGTTGGGATATGGAGTATTATTTCTGTTACTTTTAGGTTAAGGTATGACTTTGATGAGATTTTAGGTGAAATTATATGGGATATGAGTTGACTTGGTTGTTAATACCAATATACCTGCTGAGACTGCTATTTACTTATCTTCTGtctttttctttgtttcttatttGACAAATTCATGCTTTATTACAAGGTTTATGATCATTTATGATACATATTTCCGTTTGTTGCATATTAAGCTGTTGGACCCATTTGAACACTGGGAAGAAGCAACTTTTATTTTGCGACATTCAGGCTTTCAAGTGAAGATCAATAAGACTGAAACTATTCAAATTTCTGCGAAGTTCTCTGAAAACTTATCGGTATGTTTGACAAACGTATTCCCTCCCTCCTCTCTCCAGAAAATTGGCAAAAGAAAAGAATAAAGTATGTAGTTTGTAGAAGCAAATTTGTAGATAAGTTCCGTTTTGGAGTTTTCAAGGAAAACGTTCCATGCTAGTTGTTCACTTGCAATCGCTGATTTTCTATAATATGTGGGATGATATTACTTCGCATTGTAGCCATTGTTAGTATTCTATGGGCCAACTTTGGCTTACTGAGTTTTCTTTTTCATAACATTCTCTTGACTAACTATTTGCACTGATCAAACACATCACAACCTAGGAAAAATTACCTCATGCACCCCTGAGCTGTGGATTTTCGAATTGTTAGACTAATTGCTTAATCAATAAGTAAATTTGTGTATACTCCTATTTTTTGCTCTGcaaattttttagaaaatgaTTTTATAATTCAAATTATGGGGTTTAAAGCCTAGTTGCTAGAAACCAGAAACTTCCCACTAAATCCCGTTTCTACTTTGTTCCCCAAACTCTAGGTTAATGttctaatgaaaaaaattttcgaTCTACAAcattaaaatatttgataaaaaaggaACCCATCACATGAACCTTTTGTTCCCAAAACTCTAAGATAACTTTTCGCGTCGCAATTTCTGTTATTTTGTAGTACTGTGTTTCCTTTTTCGTAACAGTGGTTTAAAGTTACATCATTCATAAAGTTATTTTATCATGTGAACCAGTTTGTGATGTGCCTTTTTGGCTCAGTATTCTTTTCCAGAAAGCTTCGTACGCCTCTAAGGATCTCTCAAGAATCACATTCTTATTGCTTCTTGGCTTTTGATAAGACTAGACTATTGTTGTATGTGGTGAGTATAGTTGTGTTTGATGATACATCAAGATGGGATACTAGTGTGCAAGATCATAATTTGAGACGGAAAGGTCAGAAAACTCGACCCGGTGTCCGCTCGACCAAGCGAGCTCGCTCTACCAGGTCGAGCGGATCCCCAGTTTCAAGTTTCCGTGACATTCGGCCTGCTATTGTTTTATTGCTTCCTTCAAATCATCTTTGCACAAGACTTCATTAAGTCATTTCCTTTGTATTGTAAACATATAAATACACATTGTAAGTCATTGTATCATAGATAGGAAGGTATGCATCCTTGTAATTCTTCATAAGGGTAGATTAATTTAGTGAGAGAAAGTTCACTAAATTAGGGTTTAGTGAGAGAAAATTTGGGAGTTTTCCAAATTCTCTTAGAAATCCAATTGTGACTTACTCCTTTGTTGAGACTTGAGAGTTTAATTAAGATATAATTAAGAACTCTAAACATCTATAAGATTGTCTTCTAATTGTTGATAGGTAGGGTTTTATAATCTAAGATCAATCTGATCTTGGGACTTTCCCCAAtgttctctctttctctttgtTATGCATTTCGATTTTCTTTTCTATGCAACTTTGTTGTTTCAATCCGAGTATTTTGCTCTAACAATTGTTTGCCCGTAACTTCAACCAATTTTGTGTACtgaaaattttatttcttaCGCATACCAGTTTTCTGTTGTCACTGCCCTTTTCAGCATATATTATGAATTCTTGGTTTGTCGTTGTTTATATGTGTGATTTCATGTATTACTTCTTTGTCGCTGTTGCAGATCAAAATTCCTGGCGGGTTATCATCGCAGTTTGTTCTAATATGTTCCGATGGAACTTCTCACCCTTTTCGCTGTGCATACAATGATGTTCAGTAATGTGACACTCactctttcattttaaattctcatATATCGTGATGTTCGAGTCTTTGTGCATATGTACGACTTTGGTTATATCGACTCTGTCTTAATCCAAAAGTGATGTATGTTAAGTCATTTTGTAGCCAATTAGACAACTAATGAAAGCTCAATAGAATTACTGCACAAATACACCTCTTAAGAGAAGGAttaatgactcattaaatcatgcgCACATACTATTTATGTGAAGCTGGAGATGATGTTTTCTTTCTAGCGTCAATTAGAagcaacctctttgttatcactaataagGGTAAGTAGAGATGTTCATTTAGGTCATTGGGTTGATTTCAGGTTGGTTTGAAATCGAGTTTTTTGTACATATCAGTTttcacataattgtaaatcattttttaagtcgggtcaaatcgggTTCGGTTACAAGGTCATGTAAATTTCAAATCATTAGATTCGGGTCTGTTTGGACATCTCAAGGGTAAGCTTGCGTACATCAGATCTCCTCCAAAATTCCaactaggtgggagccacttaacgGCATTAGGGGTATGGAATGTTGTATATTGAGTTTCACAAACCGATATCATGATTCAAGACGTCAAATCGGAAATGCAGAACTGCCTTTACACTGAGCTATTGTGCCTTTTGCCTCTTTTAGAAAGTACCTACTGTTCTTAATGTAGTTTGAAACTTCTATGTTCTTCAGTTTCTTAGCAAATTTATTTGTGATTACTCCTGCAGAATGCGCGACACGCTGGTATTGACGATTAGAATGTTCCAGAGCAAGGTAATCTTTTCTTTCTTCGATAATAGAATGACTGAATCACGTTAATTTAATGCATCGAATCGTTTCTCACATGCTTATGTTAGCTGTCGTGCTATCGTCACAAAGTTTTGTCATTTCTGTTGCAGTTATCCTCACGTAGCTACTTAGTAGTACTTGATAGAGATTACATGCATCAAACTTGAATACTGTTTGTCACCTCTAAGAATACACCAGCTCTTTACCGGGTCTCTGTCTAAAACGTTTCATGCAACCAGTCGGAAAAGTAATGTTCCGGTGTAAAAATATCAACTAAACCCAAAACTTAGTCGGAAATCCTTGATTGTTTTCATACTCTATAATGCCAATTGCCAACTAAACATAGTTATTAGAATCCCGATTCTACGATCCAAAATTAGGCGACTGATTCGGATCCTAGGTAGGATCTTAAAGTGGTAGAATCGTGCGATCCTACTCAGCTCAAGAAATtaggtggtaggatcataaTACGATTCTAGGATCATATGATCCTACGATCCGATCCTACAATGGTAGTTTCaatcgtaaaatattttcatataatcgAGATTTGATTtatgtataaatattttataaaataattatatcaatactACAATAAATttcaagtttttcttaatttgcagtttaaaaatgattattaaaagtatttttcaaaacttaatagatgaaatcaaataagtttttacttacaccttaaaacttaaacaatacaaatataattgatgataagtaatccaaagcacattaatgcataCATTTGTAGGATCACACAATCTTACAATTCGATTCTACTGATTTCGATTTTACCCCTCAACGATCCTAGATAGAATCTGAATCCTAATAACCTTGTAAAGTTGTAACTAAGTGTTCC
This genomic window contains:
- the LOC130809749 gene encoding uncharacterized protein LOC130809749 isoform X4; this encodes MLWREDFPICAMDEKERESVNSALKELAHRKDDLEQNVRLTTDLQDVEEQRCIFTTSLLGLLAEHRMWPSVRNASSISMSVKQHLYDQLHQKIQEKTRELRVLSRDQCYENNQPSSVIFPSPYQPQKEYPSLSSQHTNDDHSPSINNVWPEEQNNDTGNMVLYDEGPGIQGFQITGEAKLGGKLLGCGYPVRGTSLCMFQWVRHLQDGTRDYIEGATNPEYVVTADDVDKCIAVECIPMDENGRQGEIVRHFANEQKKISCDPDMQAEIDSYISKGQANFSVLVLLLDPFEHWEEATFILRHSGFQVKINKTETIQISAKFSENLSIKIPGGLSSQFVLICSDGTSHPFRCAYNDVQMRDTLVLTIRMFQSKALDDRRKGKGQM